The nucleotide sequence TACCCATGTCGATGAGAGCTTTATTCAGCAGTTGACTGACCTCTACCGGGAACGGCTCAAACCCAACACCCGCATTTTTGACCTGATGAGCAGTTGGGTTTCTCACCTGCCTGATGACCTGGAGTTTGCCCATGTCGAGGGGCATGGCTTGAACGAGGAGGAACTGGCCCGCAACCCCCGCTTAAATCACTATTTCATCCAGAACCTGAACCGGACCCCTCGATTGCCCCTGGAGGATCAGTCCTTTGACGCTGTCTTAAATGCTGTCTCAGTTCAGTATTTGCAGTATCCCGAAGCCATCTTCAGCGAAATTCACCGGGTACTCAAACCGGGCGGGATTGCTATTGTTAGCTTCTCGAATCGGATGTTTTTTCAGAAGGCAATTCAGGCATGGCGGGAAGGCTCCGAGAGCGATCGCATCCACCTGGTACAGCAATATTTTGAAACCACCCCCGGATTCACCAAACCAGAAGTCATTGCTCGCCCATCTTCTTTGCCCACAATTTTGAGGATGATGGGGCTGCCAGGAAGCGACCCTTTCTATGCGGTTATCGCCAGCCGTCAAAGTTCCCGCAGTGATTAATTGATTTCACCACACCCAGTACCCGGTACCCAGCGCCCAAAAAATCTGGCTTCCTCATCTGAAAATCGCTGTAAGAGCGCCAGAACGGATTGCCTTCTACACTAACGACGAAAATTAGGTTGAGCCGGACTGGAATTGATGTTGAGTGGGAACGGAAGGTGGGCCAGTGTACTCAGCGGTAGTTGACCAGAGAGGATAGCAAGGGCGATCGTAATGGCGATTGTGTTGACCACGACGGCACTTCTGTTCAGGAATGAGTTAGACATGGCGACTTCAGGAAGTATATCCGATGATCTAGTTATGTCATCTCTCCTGAGCCTGAGGCGTGACTGATGCCAGGCTTAAATTACGATTTAAATCACCTTGATCCAGGATATAAATCACTTAGGAGCGTGGATTCAATAAACTGAAAAGCTTAGAAGTCTACCCCAGAGGCACAGAGGGTACGGAGGGATTGCTCTGTGTTGTTCCCGTCTCTGGGGTGAAATTTCAGGTTATAAAATCCTCACTCCTGAGGAGATTCCAGTTCAGAATTGACCTCCTGCTCTGTAGACTGCGTATAGCCCGCGGCATGGCTACGCAGGCGTACCTGCTTAACTCATCGATTCAATCATGCAGAACAACTCAAACTCAAAAGCCCGGACTCTGGCCTCAAACCTGACAGTTGTGGTGATTGGAGCTGGTGCCTGGGGAACGACGCTCGCCAAGCTGGCAGATGCCGGAGGACACGAGGTTCGTCTGTGGTCGCGTCGAAGTGGCGATCGCCTCCAACCGCTCCTGGAGGGAGCAGATATTGTCGTGTCCGCAGTGTCCATGAAGGGAGTGAGGACAACGGTTGAACAGGTGAGGCAGGCAGGGGTGGCACCCCACACAATTTTTGTCACGGCCACGAAAGGACTTGACCCCGACTCTGGAAGTCCCGAACAATTGCCCCTACTCCCTTCTCAGCTCTGGCAAACTGCCTTTCCGGCTCACCCGGTTGTAGTTCTGTCAGGCCCCAATTTGTCGAAGGAAATCCAGCAGGGATTGCCCGCCGCAACAGTTGTTGCCAGTCAGGATATTCCCTCCGCTGAGATCGTTCAGCTCGCCCTGTCTTCACCCAGCTTTCGCATCTACACCAATCCAGATATTCTGGGTGTGGAGTTGGGTGGAACCCTGAAAAACGTGATTGCGATCGCCGTTGGTACCTGTGACGGCTTACAACTGGGCACCAACGCCAAAGCTGCCCTGGTCACCCGTGGTCTGGCAGAAATTATTCGGGTAGGCACCTGCTGGGGAGCCAGACCCGAAACCTTTTATGGTCTGGCAGGGTTAGGAGACCTGCTGGCAACCTGCAACAGCCCCCTCAGCCGCAACTACCAGGTAGGTTATGGACTGGCTCAGGGCAAATCCCTGGAGCAAGTCTTGGCGCAGTTAGAAGGCACCGCTGAAGGCATAAACACCACCCAGGTTCTTGTTAAATTAGCTTCCCAGCAAGGAATTCCAGTCCCCATCTCCCATCAAGTCGATCGCCTGCTGCAAAACAAAATCACCCCTCAAGCCGCCGTAGAAGCATTAATGCTGAGGGACTATAAACCAGAAATGGAGGAGAGGGAAGTTGAAAGTTGAAAAGTTGAGAGTTAAGAATTGAGAGGATGTTTTAATCGCTGCCTTCCCTCGATTTTGGATTTGCGATTTTAGATTTTTGATTTTGCCCTTTACCCTCTTCCTCCTTCCTCCTTTCTAACAACTAACAACTAATGACTCGTCCCTCCTCCCCCCTCTCTCCCCTGAAGCAGAACCCATGCAAACCATCCAATTGATCACTGATTTATTTGCAAAGCCCCCTATTGCCTTTGACCCGGCAAAAAGCACCCTGAAAGCCTGGGCAATGTACTGTTTGCGCGATCGCGGTTTCAAAGTGGTCTATGCCGAAAAAGGAGACTTTGCTATTGAGAAGCGTGGTGGCGAAAAGATTTATTGCCGTGTCACCGATGCTGCCGCAAACGTTGATGACTCAGTAATCTGGATTGTGCATGACCCCAGCAGCAACACCACCAGGGTAATCGCCCCTGAACCCTGATTGCCTCCACTACACCCGATACCTGCTACCCCTCAGAAGCTACGCTTACAGGGCGAAGGCATCCCTTCCATTAGCTGACCCTGGCTCCTCTGGGTGCAGAGCGCAGTGCCAATGGTTTATGTCGGGATGCTCTACCCGGTTGTCTGAAGGATTGTACCTGAGGCAACTTGACAGGTTGACCAGCGTTTTTACGAATCCCGACGATCTCTTCAATCTCGTCCCAGACGGGAAGTTTGGAATTGTGAAGCTCAACCAGGGTTAAACCGACGCCTGCGAGCAGCCCGGTTACACTCACCATAAACAATCCCAGGGCAAACCCAATCAGCCAATCACCCTGAATCAGAGTCCTTAAGGTCAGGGTGAAAATACTGAAAATAGAGAACAGAAAAGCATAATAGGTCGCCAGCAGGCTGTAATAACTCAGGAGGTAATGCTGCTGTTGCTGGCGTAAAACTTTCTTTGCCTGAACCAATCGATGCTGGAATGACGAACGCTGCTGACTCCCCTTCGCTTCCCCCGCCACCTGCCAGAGGGTTGCATACCGTCGCGTGGTGGCTTTCAAGGTTTCCTCAAGGGATGCCTGCCGGACTCCCAATCGCCCCAGAGCAATCACGCACACGACCATTAGAAGCACCGAGTTTAAGATTAACTGGATTAATTGAGTTGTTTGCTCAACACTCATGGAACTTTCTTAGGGAGTAGGTCATGGGATTAAATGAACTGGAGGGATTCTGGGGTTGAGGTGATGTGAAACTTAGAATATAGTTCAATTGTACTACATTCTAGCGTTCCTGCACTGGCAGTGCCAGTCCTTAGAGCTAACCTGCAACCCATTCTATAGGGGTGAAAAAACAAATTAGTTGTTCAGATTACACCAAATATAGCGATTTCATCTCTAACTTTTCGTTAAGGAATGAGGATTTTATAACCTGAAACTTCACCACAGAGACACAGAGGGCACAGAGGAACTGTTCTGTGTTCTCTCTGCCTCTCTGGTAGAACCCTAAGTTTTTTGGTTTATTCAATTCCCGATCCTAAATAGGGGATTTTTAATAGGGGATTTTTCCCCTGTCTGCCCGTCCTCTCCCAATTCACGGTTAAATAAGAAAGTTCCTTAACCCAATTGTCCTTCGCGTGACTGAATCGAAAAAAACTTCCCGGTCTCTAATGGGAATTGCTGGCATTGTGGCGGTTGCCACGTTGATCAGCAAAATCTTTGGGCTGGTGCGGCAGCAGGCGATCGCGGCTGCATTTGGTTCCGGTCCCGCATTTGGGGCGTTCAACTTTGCTTATGTTATTCCGGGCTTTCTGTTGATTTTGCTGGGTGGGATCAATGGTCCATTTCACAGTGCGATCGTCAGCGTGCTGGCAAAAAAGAAGCGGGAGGATGTAGCTCCGGTTGTAGAGAGCATCACCACTCTGGTCATTTGTATTTTGTTGCTGGTCACCGTGGGCCTGGTCATCTTTGCAGAACCCCTGATGCATCTGGTGGCACCTGGTTTGTTTCTGTCCCCAGAGCAATCTAGAGAGTTGGGCTTAGAACCGGGCGTGATCGAGCTAACCCGACAGACGCGCGAGATTGCCATTCAGCAATTCAGGATCATGGCTCCAATGGCTGTTCTGGCAGGGCTGATTGGGATTGGATTTGGCACCCTGAATGCCGCGGATCAATACTGGTTACCCTCAATTAGCCCTCTGTTTTCTAGTGTGACAGTGCTGATTGGGATTGGCGGCCTGGCGCTTGCCCTCGGCAGCCAGATCACCCTACCCCAATATGCGGCATTGGGAGGTGCCGTGCTTGCCTGGACTACGCTGGGAGGTGCCGTGCTGCAATGGCTGGTACAGCTTCCGGTACAGTGGCGGGCTGGGTTGGGCAGTCTGCGTCCACGCTTTAACTTTCGCCAACCAGAAGTGCAGGAAGTTATCAGAATTATGGGACCTGCCACCTTCTCATCCGGGATGATGCAAATCAATGTCTGGACAGACCTGTTTTTTGCATCATTCATTCCCAATGCCGCCGCTGCCGTATCTGCCATGAGTTACGCTGGACTACTGGTGCAAACTCCATTGGGCATCTTATCGAATGTCATTCTGGTGCCTTTGATGCCAATTTTTGCCAGACTGGCAGCCCCAGAGAATTGGGAAGAGCTGAAACTGCGCATCCGGCAGGGTTTGATGATGACTGCCGTGACCATGCTGCCTTTAAGTGGCTTTATGATTGCCCTGGCACTTCCGATTTCACGGGTTGTCTATGAGCGCTATGCATTTACCGTTGAGGACTCTTACCTGACGGCATCGGTACTGGTTGCCTACGCTGTAGGCATGTTTGTTTACCTGGGGCGGGATGTGCTGGTGCGTGTGTTCTATGGGCTGGGCGATGCCGATACCCCGTTTCGGATTAGCATCGCCAATATCTTTCTGAATGCACTGCTGGACTTTCTACTGGTGAGATCCCTGGGTGCTCCCGGTCTGGTGCTGGCAACAGTTGGGGTTAATCTGATTTCAATGGTGGTGATGTTATGGATTTTGAACCATCGGCTAAACGGACTACCTCTGCGGGAATGGAGTAAGCCTGCACTGGGACTGGTAGCCGGAAGTGCGATCGCGGGGTTTGCCTGCTGGGGCACACTGTGGGCAACTCAACAAGTATTCGGGACTGAAGGCTTGCTGGTTCAACTGGTACAACTGTTGATTTCCGGCACCTTAGGAGTAATTGTGTTTACCCTGTTCGCACTTCAGTTACGTTTGCCTGAAGTTGACCTGTTAGTCAACCGTTTGCGCCAACGCCTCTTCCAGCGAAACTAACAGCCAAAGCCCAAACCTAGACCAGGGAAGTTTTCGGATAGGCTTTAAGACCTATTGGCCTAGCCTGCCCAGAGGTCAACAGCACCAAGGAACTTACTTTGTGTCCTTTGTGCCTTTGTGGTTATTTCTCCAGGTTATGAAATCCTCGATACTTAGGATCCTGGATCAAATAAACCGAAAAACCTAGTGTTCTACCACAGAGGTGCAGAGAACATAGAGCAATTCCTCCGTGTCCTCTGCACCTCTGTGGTGCAGTCTCCAGTTATAAAATTCTCATTTCCTAGTGTTCCGTCAGGAAAATTTTGACGGGTCGCAGACCTTCAAAATTTAACTTCAATCAGCCTTTCAGTATTCAGTTACCTGTCAAATTTAATTTGACAGACCACTAGTAAGCATCCTGCAACTCGTAGAAGTCAGGGGAAATGTAGTCCTTGCGGAGAGGATAACCCACCCAATCCTCTGGCATCAAAATTCGCTTCAGATTAGGATGCCCTTCATAAACAATGCCATACATGTCATAGGACTCCCGCTCCTGCCAATCGGCGGCTTTCCAGATCCAGTAAACGGAAGCTACTCGAGGATTGTCCCGCGGCAAAAACACCTTCACGCGGACTTCCTCTGGCTTCTCTGCGTTATCACTGACTTTAATCAGGTGATAGAAGCTGACCAGATCCTGTCCTGGACCTGAATCATAAGCGCCCTGACATTGCAGGTAGTTAAAGCCATAGGCATACAACGCAGTTGAAAAGGGAATCAGGAATTCCGGGTCCACCTTCAGCATTTCAACCCCGGAAGCATCCAGACCCAAAAACTCATGTTCAAAACCATTTTGAGCCAGCCATTTAGAAACATTGCCAGCTTCTACAACCGCAGCAGAATCCGCAGGGGTGATGCTGGAAGTCTCAGGGGCAGACTTGGACTCTTCTTCAGGCACGACGCTCAACCTCCTTCTCAGCCGTCAGTAGGGCAGGGGGAACTGGCATTCCCATGGCTTCCATCAATTCCTTGGGAGGAGCTTCCCGCTCACTCGATTGCATATACTTGCCCGTCAAAATGGGTTCCACACTCTTCATCGTATGGGTTGTACTGTAGTATCGGTGAGTCTGTCTCAGAGTTCCCCGCTCCTGAATTGACTCATTAGATATTTTTTTGCGAAGTTTGATGATGGCATCAATGATTGCTTCGGGACGGGGTGGACAGCCTGGCAGATAAACATCTACTGGAATCAACTTATCAACGCCGCGGACTGCCGAAGGAGAATCGACACTAAACATGCCCCCTGTAATGGTACAGGCGCCCATAGCAATCACATATTTGGGATCGGGCATTTGCTCGTACAATCTGACCAGAGCAGGAGCCATCTTCATCGTGATTGTGCCTGCCGTAATGATCAAATCAGCCTGGCGGGGAGTGGAGCGGGGTACCAGACCAAATCGGTCAAAGTCGAAACGGGAGCCAATCAGAGCCGCAAATTCAATAAAGCAGCAGGCTGTCCCATAGAGCAGGGGCCAGAGGCTAGACAACCTTGCCCAGTTATAGAGGTCATCTACTGTAGTCAGAATGACGTTTTCTGAAAGTTCCTGAGTCACCCGGGGACGCTCGATTGGATTCAGGATCAGTTCAGATGAGTCAGCAGCATTTTGGGCGGCAATGTCTGAGTTCATGACCATTCTAAGGCTCCTTTACGCCAGGCGTAGACAAGACCAACTACCAGAATCGCGACAAAAATCAGGGCTTCGACAAACGCCAGCAGTCCCAACTGATTAAAGGCAACTGCCCAGGGGTAAAGAAAAACCGTCTCAACGTCGAAGATGACAAAAATGAGAGCAAACATGTAGTAGCGAATGTTGAACTGAATCCAGGCACCCCCAATCGGCTCCATTCCAGATTCATAGGTAGTTCGCCGTTCTGGACCACGACGGCTGGGTCGAACCAGTTTGGAGGCAGTCAATGCCAGAAGGGGAACTAGACTACAGACCAGGAGAAAACCCAGAAGATATTCGTAACCACTGAGAACAAACACAACCAACACCCCTCAGGTGATATGGACAATGACGAGGCTCATGTTACTTGTCCTTAATATTATAGGGATGTTGCTTCACAAGCGGTATCGAAAAACCAGGGCAGGTTGCCATCTTCGATTGAGACTGCCCGATGTCAGGTATAAGGTGAACATATAGCAGAGGCCTGGGGTTTAGCGCCATTTACGCTCGTTGCCAGGCGAGAGCCTGATAACGAGGCTATGAGTACCATTGGTTCTAACCCTCAGGTTATTGCTATAAAAGCTTACACAGAGATAGGTTACACAGACATAAAAACAGGGATGAAAGGCGTCATCCCCGTCCAGCTACTTACTGAGAGTTTCGAGATTATAACTGTGGAGTATACTGTTCCTTTTCAGGTATATCTGTATACTCAGCCACGATCTGGCGAAACTCTTCACCATCAATGGTTTCACGCTCAATTAGCAGATCCACCAGACGGTCAATCACGGTCCGATTATCCCGGATCAATCGACGAGCTTCGTCATAACAATGCTCGACAATGGAGCGTACCTGGGCATCGATTCGAGAAGCAATTTCCTCGGAATACTCAGAGCGAGTCATCCAGTCACGTCCCAGGAATACCTCCCCGGTCTGACTTTCCAGAGACACCGGACCCAGGTCAGACATGCCAAAGCGTGTGACCATCTGACGTGCCATTCCTGTAACCTGTTGCAGGTCGTTACCGGCACCCGTGGTCACCTCTGCATCCCCAAATACAACTTCCTCAGCGGCCCGTCCACCCAGAGCACCCGTGATGCGTGCCAGGATTTGGGCGCGGGAAATCAGGCTCTGGTCTTCACCGGGGGTGAACCAGGTCAAACCCCGTGCCTGCCCACGCGGTACCAGGGTAACTTTCTGTACCGGGTCGTGGTCTTTTACCAGTGTGCCAATAATGGCATGACCAATTTCGTGGTAGGCGATCAGGCGCTTGCTCTTGCTATCAACCAGGGGAGTACCTTCCATGCCAGCAACTACCCGATCCACCGCATCATCGATTTCCAGCATGGTGATGGCTTCTTTCCGACGACGGGCCGTTAGAATCGCTGCTTCATTCAGCAGGTTTGCCAGATCTGCCCCCGTAAAGCCTGGAGTGCGGCGGGCAATCGCTTCCAGTGAGATTTCGGGAGCCAGTTTCTTGTTGCGGGCATGAACCTTCAGGACTTCCAGACGACCTTTAATGTCGGGTGGATCAACCGTTACCTGGCGGTCAAACCGACCGGGGCGCAGCAGAGCAGAATCCAGCACATCCGGGCGGTTCGTTGCTGCAATGATGATGATACCCGTATTGCCTTCAAACCCGTCCATCTCTGTCAACAACTGGTTGAGGGTCTGTTCCCGCTCATCGTTTCCACCACCAATGCCAGCACCCCGCTGCCGACCCACCGCATCAATTTCATCAATAAAGATGATGCAGGGGGCATTTTCTTTGGCTTTCTTGAACAGGTCACGCACCCGTGAAGCCCCAACTCCAACAAACATCTCAACAAACTCGGAACCAGAGATGCTAAAGAAGGGCACTCCAGCTTCCCCAGCGATCGCCTTTGCCAGCAGCGTTTTCCCGGTTCCTGGAGGACCAATCAGTAGCACCCCTTTGGGAATCCGAGCACCAACGGCTGTGAAGCGTTCCGGCTTCTTAAGGAAGGTCACCACTTCCTGGAGTTCTTCTTTGGCCTCTTCAATCCCGGCTACGTCATCAAACATGATGCCGGTCTTGGCCTCCATCTGGAAGCGGGCACGGGATTTGCCAAAATTCATTGCCTGCCCGGGACCACCCGGTACATTGCCCGAACGACGGAATAAGAAAAACAAGCCGCCGATAAGCAGAATGGGGAAGATCAGGTTGCCCAATAGCCCCCAAATTGCACCGTCATTCCGCACAGGGTGAGAGTCAAAGCTGATCTTCGATTCCCGCAGTCTGGAGATGAGTTCTGGAGCATTGCCAGGCAGATCTACCCGCAGGCGTTGCAGGCGATTATCCAGTTCAGGGTCAACGGCTTCCACAATGGCTGTTCTGCCACCATCGTAGAAGTCAACACTGGCAACTCGATTTGCATCCAGATACTCCAGAAACCGACCGTAGGTCATCCGGGTGCTGGCAGCATTACGCCCCATGTTTACCGACGAGGGAACCATTGAACTTTGCCAGATGAAAAATCCAATCACCAGTGCGGGTAACGCCCACAGTACAACCGTTCTCCAAGAAAATTTCATAAATTAGCGCCCTCTCAATACAGCCACCTGAACACCAGCGGCAAGGAACCGAAACCCTGGCAGGCGTTGGTGTGACCTGAAACCATTGACATCTATACCTGTAAGGTTTTTCACAGGCTCCTGCTTGCCTGGCAGAAGCAGGTCCGTGTGAAAAACAATTGTTAATTAAATTTAACGTAATTATCAGGATCGAAGC is from Leptothermofonsia sichuanensis E412 and encodes:
- the ndhC gene encoding photosynthetic/respiratory NAD(P)H-quinone oxidoreductase subunit C, which gives rise to MFVLSGYEYLLGFLLVCSLVPLLALTASKLVRPSRRGPERRTTYESGMEPIGGAWIQFNIRYYMFALIFVIFDVETVFLYPWAVAFNQLGLLAFVEALIFVAILVVGLVYAWRKGALEWS
- the ndhK gene encoding photosynthetic/respiratory NAD(P)H-quinone oxidoreductase subunit K, producing MVMNSDIAAQNAADSSELILNPIERPRVTQELSENVILTTVDDLYNWARLSSLWPLLYGTACCFIEFAALIGSRFDFDRFGLVPRSTPRQADLIITAGTITMKMAPALVRLYEQMPDPKYVIAMGACTITGGMFSVDSPSAVRGVDKLIPVDVYLPGCPPRPEAIIDAIIKLRKKISNESIQERGTLRQTHRYYSTTHTMKSVEPILTGKYMQSSEREAPPKELMEAMGMPVPPALLTAEKEVERRA
- the ftsH2 gene encoding ATP-dependent zinc metalloprotease FtsH2, which translates into the protein MKFSWRTVVLWALPALVIGFFIWQSSMVPSSVNMGRNAASTRMTYGRFLEYLDANRVASVDFYDGGRTAIVEAVDPELDNRLQRLRVDLPGNAPELISRLRESKISFDSHPVRNDGAIWGLLGNLIFPILLIGGLFFLFRRSGNVPGGPGQAMNFGKSRARFQMEAKTGIMFDDVAGIEEAKEELQEVVTFLKKPERFTAVGARIPKGVLLIGPPGTGKTLLAKAIAGEAGVPFFSISGSEFVEMFVGVGASRVRDLFKKAKENAPCIIFIDEIDAVGRQRGAGIGGGNDEREQTLNQLLTEMDGFEGNTGIIIIAATNRPDVLDSALLRPGRFDRQVTVDPPDIKGRLEVLKVHARNKKLAPEISLEAIARRTPGFTGADLANLLNEAAILTARRRKEAITMLEIDDAVDRVVAGMEGTPLVDSKSKRLIAYHEIGHAIIGTLVKDHDPVQKVTLVPRGQARGLTWFTPGEDQSLISRAQILARITGALGGRAAEEVVFGDAEVTTGAGNDLQQVTGMARQMVTRFGMSDLGPVSLESQTGEVFLGRDWMTRSEYSEEIASRIDAQVRSIVEHCYDEARRLIRDNRTVIDRLVDLLIERETIDGEEFRQIVAEYTDIPEKEQYTPQL
- a CDS encoding class I SAM-dependent methyltransferase — its product is MPLNPAQRNKLDPTDDSQFYEFPRFVTHVDESFIQQLTDLYRERLKPNTRIFDLMSSWVSHLPDDLEFAHVEGHGLNEEELARNPRLNHYFIQNLNRTPRLPLEDQSFDAVLNAVSVQYLQYPEAIFSEIHRVLKPGGIAIVSFSNRMFFQKAIQAWREGSESDRIHLVQQYFETTPGFTKPEVIARPSSLPTILRMMGLPGSDPFYAVIASRQSSRSD
- a CDS encoding NAD(P)H-quinone oxidoreductase subunit J, encoding MTPADSAAVVEAGNVSKWLAQNGFEHEFLGLDASGVEMLKVDPEFLIPFSTALYAYGFNYLQCQGAYDSGPGQDLVSFYHLIKVSDNAEKPEEVRVKVFLPRDNPRVASVYWIWKAADWQERESYDMYGIVYEGHPNLKRILMPEDWVGYPLRKDYISPDFYELQDAY
- the murJ gene encoding murein biosynthesis integral membrane protein MurJ; the encoded protein is MTESKKTSRSLMGIAGIVAVATLISKIFGLVRQQAIAAAFGSGPAFGAFNFAYVIPGFLLILLGGINGPFHSAIVSVLAKKKREDVAPVVESITTLVICILLLVTVGLVIFAEPLMHLVAPGLFLSPEQSRELGLEPGVIELTRQTREIAIQQFRIMAPMAVLAGLIGIGFGTLNAADQYWLPSISPLFSSVTVLIGIGGLALALGSQITLPQYAALGGAVLAWTTLGGAVLQWLVQLPVQWRAGLGSLRPRFNFRQPEVQEVIRIMGPATFSSGMMQINVWTDLFFASFIPNAAAAVSAMSYAGLLVQTPLGILSNVILVPLMPIFARLAAPENWEELKLRIRQGLMMTAVTMLPLSGFMIALALPISRVVYERYAFTVEDSYLTASVLVAYAVGMFVYLGRDVLVRVFYGLGDADTPFRISIANIFLNALLDFLLVRSLGAPGLVLATVGVNLISMVVMLWILNHRLNGLPLREWSKPALGLVAGSAIAGFACWGTLWATQQVFGTEGLLVQLVQLLISGTLGVIVFTLFALQLRLPEVDLLVNRLRQRLFQRN
- a CDS encoding NAD(P)H-dependent glycerol-3-phosphate dehydrogenase, yielding MQNNSNSKARTLASNLTVVVIGAGAWGTTLAKLADAGGHEVRLWSRRSGDRLQPLLEGADIVVSAVSMKGVRTTVEQVRQAGVAPHTIFVTATKGLDPDSGSPEQLPLLPSQLWQTAFPAHPVVVLSGPNLSKEIQQGLPAATVVASQDIPSAEIVQLALSSPSFRIYTNPDILGVELGGTLKNVIAIAVGTCDGLQLGTNAKAALVTRGLAEIIRVGTCWGARPETFYGLAGLGDLLATCNSPLSRNYQVGYGLAQGKSLEQVLAQLEGTAEGINTTQVLVKLASQQGIPVPISHQVDRLLQNKITPQAAVEALMLRDYKPEMEEREVES